The following are encoded together in the Triticum dicoccoides isolate Atlit2015 ecotype Zavitan chromosome 6B, WEW_v2.0, whole genome shotgun sequence genome:
- the LOC119325826 gene encoding wall-associated receptor kinase 3-like isoform X1 → MSTILSAISFVLMFMAAWPQASAAVSGPAGGILQIPSNRSLAHCITRCGDIDFSYPFGIGSGCFRQGFDLTCNHSTKHPKLFLGRSTVQVTNIDSSYGIVLTPIIFKLATRPGTNTYNMTWEAPAKGITLASYNTLFIAGCDFDVTLFKYGTGDMVGSCMSRCAGKKAPTGGHCNGIGCCLIQLPRDLAAFRAKLVSTNTTATQSDWLHPGIMALVSSDPDYYSYNTSDLFSSWTNDSMIDGAVLRVAIMDQQSCEGAQLKNESYACSHGSSCRNSSSGGYQCVCSSYGQGNPYILDGCMQDYNPKPKEHCPASCGPITIPFPFGLEEGCFANEKFHLNCTSGNLTVSVSEDAQYQVTGISVEDGTLTVSNMVNGSNEKEAILIQTEDGYGVDSPMEDQFDFSVEYNIVIKWAVANLTCETAMQKDTEYACRSSQSYCLNVTHGEIFMGYRCKCSSGFQGNPYVNAGCTGLFMTTQSLIL, encoded by the exons ATGAGCACGATACTCAGCGCCATTTCTTTTGTGCTGATGTTCATGGCAGCTTGGCCACAAGCATCGGCCGCAGTGTCTGGACCCGCCGGAGGGATCCTGCAGATCCCATCTAATCGCTCCTTGGCTCACTGCATCACAAGGTGCGGGGACATTGACTTCTCCTATCCCTTTGGTATAGGGTCCGGCTGCTTTCGTCAAGGCTTCGATCTCACCTGCAACCACTCAACCAAGCATCCCAAGCTCTTTTTAGGCAGAAGCACTGTCCAGGTCACTAACATCGACTCCAGCTATGGCATAGTTTTGACCCCTATAATCTTCAAGCTTGCAACAAGGCCAGGTACAAATACCTACAACATGACATGGGAGGCCCCTGCTAAAGGTATTACTCTCGCTAGTTATAATACTTTGTTCATAGCTGGTTGTGATTTCGACGTCACCTTGTTCAAGTATGGTACGGGAGACATGGTTGGTTCTTGTATGAGTAGGTGTGCCGGCAAGAAGGCACCAACTGGAGGGCATTGTAATGGAATAGGCTGCTGCCTCATCCAGTTGCCGAGGGACCTGGCAGCCTTTCGGGCAAAACTTGTCAGCACTAATACTACTGCAACACAATCAGATTGGTTGCACCCTGGCATCATGGCTTTAGTTTCAAGTGATCCAGATTATTACAGTTATAATACATCTGATCTTTTCTCTAGTTGGACAAATGATAGCATGATTGATGGCGCAGTGCTTAGAGTTGCCATCATGGACCAACAAAGCTGTGAAGGTGCACAACTGAAGAACGAAAGCTATGCATGCAGCCACGGTAGCAGTTGTCGGAATTCCTCATCCGGTGGTTACCAATGTGTCTGCTCTAGTTATGGACAAGGCAACCCTTACATTTTAGATGGATGCATGCAAG ATTATAACCCAAAGCCCAAAGAACACTGTCCTGCATCATGTGGACCCATTACTATTCCCTTCCCCTTTGGGCTTGAAGAAGGATGTTTTGCAAACGAAAAATTTCATCTTAATTGTACCTCTGGCAATCTCACAGTCTCTGTCTCAGAAGATGCACAATATCAGGTGACCGGTATCTCCGTGGAAGATGGGACTCTGACTGTTAGCAATATGGTGAACGGAAGTAATGAAAAAGAGGCAATATTAATCCAGACTGAAGATGGATATGGAGTGGACTCACCTATGGAAGATCAATTTGATTTCTCTGTGGAATACAACATTGTTATAAAGTGGGCGGTTGCCAATTTAACATGTGAAACAGCTATGCAAAAGGATACTGAGTATGCATGTCGCAGTTCCCAGAGCTATTGCCTAAACGTCACCCACGGAGAAATATTTATGGGATATCGTTGTAAATGTTCGTCAGGCTTTCAAGGAAATCCGTACGTCAATGCTGGCTGCACAG
- the LOC119325826 gene encoding wall-associated receptor kinase 3-like isoform X2 — MSTILSAISFVLMFMAAWPQASAAVSGPAGGILQIPSNRSLAHCITRCGDIDFSYPFGIGSGCFRQGFDLTCNHSTKHPKLFLGRSTVQVTNIDSSYGIVLTPIIFKLATRPGTNTYNMTWEAPAKGITLASYNTLFIAGCDFDVTLFKYGTGDMVGSCMSRCAGKKAPTGGHCNGIGCCLIQLPRDLAAFRAKLVSTNTTATQSDWLHPGIMALVSSDPDYYSYNTSDLFSSWTNDSMIDGAVLRVAIMDQQSCEGAQLKNESYACSHGSSCRNSSSGGYQCVCSSYGQGNPYILDGCMQDYNPKPKEHCPASCGPITIPFPFGLEEGCFANEKFHLNCTSGNLTVSVSEDAQYQVTGISVEDGTLTVSNMVNGSNEKEAILIQTEDGYGVDSPMEDQFDFSVEYNIVIKWAVANLTCETAMQKDTEYACRSSQSYCLNVTHGEIFMGYRCKCSSGFQGNPYVNAGCTEPFTAIMCG, encoded by the exons ATGAGCACGATACTCAGCGCCATTTCTTTTGTGCTGATGTTCATGGCAGCTTGGCCACAAGCATCGGCCGCAGTGTCTGGACCCGCCGGAGGGATCCTGCAGATCCCATCTAATCGCTCCTTGGCTCACTGCATCACAAGGTGCGGGGACATTGACTTCTCCTATCCCTTTGGTATAGGGTCCGGCTGCTTTCGTCAAGGCTTCGATCTCACCTGCAACCACTCAACCAAGCATCCCAAGCTCTTTTTAGGCAGAAGCACTGTCCAGGTCACTAACATCGACTCCAGCTATGGCATAGTTTTGACCCCTATAATCTTCAAGCTTGCAACAAGGCCAGGTACAAATACCTACAACATGACATGGGAGGCCCCTGCTAAAGGTATTACTCTCGCTAGTTATAATACTTTGTTCATAGCTGGTTGTGATTTCGACGTCACCTTGTTCAAGTATGGTACGGGAGACATGGTTGGTTCTTGTATGAGTAGGTGTGCCGGCAAGAAGGCACCAACTGGAGGGCATTGTAATGGAATAGGCTGCTGCCTCATCCAGTTGCCGAGGGACCTGGCAGCCTTTCGGGCAAAACTTGTCAGCACTAATACTACTGCAACACAATCAGATTGGTTGCACCCTGGCATCATGGCTTTAGTTTCAAGTGATCCAGATTATTACAGTTATAATACATCTGATCTTTTCTCTAGTTGGACAAATGATAGCATGATTGATGGCGCAGTGCTTAGAGTTGCCATCATGGACCAACAAAGCTGTGAAGGTGCACAACTGAAGAACGAAAGCTATGCATGCAGCCACGGTAGCAGTTGTCGGAATTCCTCATCCGGTGGTTACCAATGTGTCTGCTCTAGTTATGGACAAGGCAACCCTTACATTTTAGATGGATGCATGCAAG ATTATAACCCAAAGCCCAAAGAACACTGTCCTGCATCATGTGGACCCATTACTATTCCCTTCCCCTTTGGGCTTGAAGAAGGATGTTTTGCAAACGAAAAATTTCATCTTAATTGTACCTCTGGCAATCTCACAGTCTCTGTCTCAGAAGATGCACAATATCAGGTGACCGGTATCTCCGTGGAAGATGGGACTCTGACTGTTAGCAATATGGTGAACGGAAGTAATGAAAAAGAGGCAATATTAATCCAGACTGAAGATGGATATGGAGTGGACTCACCTATGGAAGATCAATTTGATTTCTCTGTGGAATACAACATTGTTATAAAGTGGGCGGTTGCCAATTTAACATGTGAAACAGCTATGCAAAAGGATACTGAGTATGCATGTCGCAGTTCCCAGAGCTATTGCCTAAACGTCACCCACGGAGAAATATTTATGGGATATCGTTGTAAATGTTCGTCAGGCTTTCAAGGAAATCCGTACGTCAATGCTGGCTGCACAG
- the LOC119325826 gene encoding wall-associated receptor kinase 3-like isoform X4: protein MSTILSAISFVLMFMAAWPQASAAVSGPAGGILQIPSNRSLAHCITRCGDIDFSYPFGIGSGCFRQGFDLTCNHSTKHPKLFLGRSTVQVTNIDSSYGIVLTPIIFKLATRPGTNTYNMTWEAPAKVLRVAIMDQQSCEGAQLKNESYACSHGSSCRNSSSGGYQCVCSSYGQGNPYILDGCMQDYNPKPKEHCPASCGPITIPFPFGLEEGCFANEKFHLNCTSGNLTVSVSEDAQYQVTGISVEDGTLTVSNMVNGSNEKEAILIQTEDGYGVDSPMEDQFDFSVEYNIVIKWAVANLTCETAMQKDTEYACRSSQSYCLNVTHGEIFMGYRCKCSSGFQGNPYVNAGCTGLFMTTQSLIL, encoded by the exons ATGAGCACGATACTCAGCGCCATTTCTTTTGTGCTGATGTTCATGGCAGCTTGGCCACAAGCATCGGCCGCAGTGTCTGGACCCGCCGGAGGGATCCTGCAGATCCCATCTAATCGCTCCTTGGCTCACTGCATCACAAGGTGCGGGGACATTGACTTCTCCTATCCCTTTGGTATAGGGTCCGGCTGCTTTCGTCAAGGCTTCGATCTCACCTGCAACCACTCAACCAAGCATCCCAAGCTCTTTTTAGGCAGAAGCACTGTCCAGGTCACTAACATCGACTCCAGCTATGGCATAGTTTTGACCCCTATAATCTTCAAGCTTGCAACAAGGCCAGGTACAAATACCTACAACATGACATGGGAGGCCCCTGCTAAAG TGCTTAGAGTTGCCATCATGGACCAACAAAGCTGTGAAGGTGCACAACTGAAGAACGAAAGCTATGCATGCAGCCACGGTAGCAGTTGTCGGAATTCCTCATCCGGTGGTTACCAATGTGTCTGCTCTAGTTATGGACAAGGCAACCCTTACATTTTAGATGGATGCATGCAAG ATTATAACCCAAAGCCCAAAGAACACTGTCCTGCATCATGTGGACCCATTACTATTCCCTTCCCCTTTGGGCTTGAAGAAGGATGTTTTGCAAACGAAAAATTTCATCTTAATTGTACCTCTGGCAATCTCACAGTCTCTGTCTCAGAAGATGCACAATATCAGGTGACCGGTATCTCCGTGGAAGATGGGACTCTGACTGTTAGCAATATGGTGAACGGAAGTAATGAAAAAGAGGCAATATTAATCCAGACTGAAGATGGATATGGAGTGGACTCACCTATGGAAGATCAATTTGATTTCTCTGTGGAATACAACATTGTTATAAAGTGGGCGGTTGCCAATTTAACATGTGAAACAGCTATGCAAAAGGATACTGAGTATGCATGTCGCAGTTCCCAGAGCTATTGCCTAAACGTCACCCACGGAGAAATATTTATGGGATATCGTTGTAAATGTTCGTCAGGCTTTCAAGGAAATCCGTACGTCAATGCTGGCTGCACAG
- the LOC119325826 gene encoding wall-associated receptor kinase 3-like isoform X5 codes for MTWEAPAKGITLASYNTLFIAGCDFDVTLFKYGTGDMVGSCMSRCAGKKAPTGGHCNGIGCCLIQLPRDLAAFRAKLVSTNTTATQSDWLHPGIMALVSSDPDYYSYNTSDLFSSWTNDSMIDGAVLRVAIMDQQSCEGAQLKNESYACSHGSSCRNSSSGGYQCVCSSYGQGNPYILDGCMQDYNPKPKEHCPASCGPITIPFPFGLEEGCFANEKFHLNCTSGNLTVSVSEDAQYQVTGISVEDGTLTVSNMVNGSNEKEAILIQTEDGYGVDSPMEDQFDFSVEYNIVIKWAVANLTCETAMQKDTEYACRSSQSYCLNVTHGEIFMGYRCKCSSGFQGNPYVNAGCTGLFMTTQSLIL; via the exons ATGACATGGGAGGCCCCTGCTAAAGGTATTACTCTCGCTAGTTATAATACTTTGTTCATAGCTGGTTGTGATTTCGACGTCACCTTGTTCAAGTATGGTACGGGAGACATGGTTGGTTCTTGTATGAGTAGGTGTGCCGGCAAGAAGGCACCAACTGGAGGGCATTGTAATGGAATAGGCTGCTGCCTCATCCAGTTGCCGAGGGACCTGGCAGCCTTTCGGGCAAAACTTGTCAGCACTAATACTACTGCAACACAATCAGATTGGTTGCACCCTGGCATCATGGCTTTAGTTTCAAGTGATCCAGATTATTACAGTTATAATACATCTGATCTTTTCTCTAGTTGGACAAATGATAGCATGATTGATGGCGCAGTGCTTAGAGTTGCCATCATGGACCAACAAAGCTGTGAAGGTGCACAACTGAAGAACGAAAGCTATGCATGCAGCCACGGTAGCAGTTGTCGGAATTCCTCATCCGGTGGTTACCAATGTGTCTGCTCTAGTTATGGACAAGGCAACCCTTACATTTTAGATGGATGCATGCAAG ATTATAACCCAAAGCCCAAAGAACACTGTCCTGCATCATGTGGACCCATTACTATTCCCTTCCCCTTTGGGCTTGAAGAAGGATGTTTTGCAAACGAAAAATTTCATCTTAATTGTACCTCTGGCAATCTCACAGTCTCTGTCTCAGAAGATGCACAATATCAGGTGACCGGTATCTCCGTGGAAGATGGGACTCTGACTGTTAGCAATATGGTGAACGGAAGTAATGAAAAAGAGGCAATATTAATCCAGACTGAAGATGGATATGGAGTGGACTCACCTATGGAAGATCAATTTGATTTCTCTGTGGAATACAACATTGTTATAAAGTGGGCGGTTGCCAATTTAACATGTGAAACAGCTATGCAAAAGGATACTGAGTATGCATGTCGCAGTTCCCAGAGCTATTGCCTAAACGTCACCCACGGAGAAATATTTATGGGATATCGTTGTAAATGTTCGTCAGGCTTTCAAGGAAATCCGTACGTCAATGCTGGCTGCACAG
- the LOC119325826 gene encoding wall-associated receptor kinase 3-like isoform X3: MSTILSAISFVLMFMAAWPQASAAVSGPAGGILQIPSNRSLAHCITRCGDIDFSYPFGIGSGCFRQGFDLTCNHSTKHPKLFLGRSTVQVTNIDSSYGIVLTPIIFKLATRPGTNTYNMTWEAPAKGITLASYNTLFIAGCDFDVTLFKYGTGDMVGSCMSRCAGKKAPTGGHCNGIGCCLIQLPRDLAAFRAKLVSTNTTATQSDWLHPGIMALVSSDPDYYSYNTSDLFSSWTNDSMIDGAVLRVAIMDQQSCEGAQLKNESYACSHGSSCRNSSSGGYQCVCSSYGQGNPYILDGCMQDYNPKPKEHCPASCGPITIPFPFGLEEGCFANEKFHLNCTSGNLTVSVSEDAQYQVTGISVEDGTLTVSNMVNGSNEKEAILIQTEDGYGVDSPMEDQFDFSVEYNIVIKWAVANLTCETAMQKDTEYACRSSQSYCLNVTHGEIFMGYRCKCSSGFQGNPYVNAGCTAIMCG; encoded by the exons ATGAGCACGATACTCAGCGCCATTTCTTTTGTGCTGATGTTCATGGCAGCTTGGCCACAAGCATCGGCCGCAGTGTCTGGACCCGCCGGAGGGATCCTGCAGATCCCATCTAATCGCTCCTTGGCTCACTGCATCACAAGGTGCGGGGACATTGACTTCTCCTATCCCTTTGGTATAGGGTCCGGCTGCTTTCGTCAAGGCTTCGATCTCACCTGCAACCACTCAACCAAGCATCCCAAGCTCTTTTTAGGCAGAAGCACTGTCCAGGTCACTAACATCGACTCCAGCTATGGCATAGTTTTGACCCCTATAATCTTCAAGCTTGCAACAAGGCCAGGTACAAATACCTACAACATGACATGGGAGGCCCCTGCTAAAGGTATTACTCTCGCTAGTTATAATACTTTGTTCATAGCTGGTTGTGATTTCGACGTCACCTTGTTCAAGTATGGTACGGGAGACATGGTTGGTTCTTGTATGAGTAGGTGTGCCGGCAAGAAGGCACCAACTGGAGGGCATTGTAATGGAATAGGCTGCTGCCTCATCCAGTTGCCGAGGGACCTGGCAGCCTTTCGGGCAAAACTTGTCAGCACTAATACTACTGCAACACAATCAGATTGGTTGCACCCTGGCATCATGGCTTTAGTTTCAAGTGATCCAGATTATTACAGTTATAATACATCTGATCTTTTCTCTAGTTGGACAAATGATAGCATGATTGATGGCGCAGTGCTTAGAGTTGCCATCATGGACCAACAAAGCTGTGAAGGTGCACAACTGAAGAACGAAAGCTATGCATGCAGCCACGGTAGCAGTTGTCGGAATTCCTCATCCGGTGGTTACCAATGTGTCTGCTCTAGTTATGGACAAGGCAACCCTTACATTTTAGATGGATGCATGCAAG ATTATAACCCAAAGCCCAAAGAACACTGTCCTGCATCATGTGGACCCATTACTATTCCCTTCCCCTTTGGGCTTGAAGAAGGATGTTTTGCAAACGAAAAATTTCATCTTAATTGTACCTCTGGCAATCTCACAGTCTCTGTCTCAGAAGATGCACAATATCAGGTGACCGGTATCTCCGTGGAAGATGGGACTCTGACTGTTAGCAATATGGTGAACGGAAGTAATGAAAAAGAGGCAATATTAATCCAGACTGAAGATGGATATGGAGTGGACTCACCTATGGAAGATCAATTTGATTTCTCTGTGGAATACAACATTGTTATAAAGTGGGCGGTTGCCAATTTAACATGTGAAACAGCTATGCAAAAGGATACTGAGTATGCATGTCGCAGTTCCCAGAGCTATTGCCTAAACGTCACCCACGGAGAAATATTTATGGGATATCGTTGTAAATGTTCGTCAGGCTTTCAAGGAAATCCGTACGTCAATGCTGGCTGCACAG